The genomic region AAATAGCTGCGCGAGGACGGGCCGAACTTGGACTGGAGATCGCCCGTGACCTCGGTCACCGAGCTCTGGATCTGCGCCATCATCTCGGGCCGCTCGGTCTCGAGGCGACGGCGGACGTCTTCGGAGGCCTTCGCGATCAGCTGCTGGAAGATGTGGCGCGGCACGTCCTTGCGCAGGCCGAGCTGCTCGGCAAGGATCGAATCGCCCTCGGCGCGGCGGACCATGTGCAAGAGGCCCGAGCCGGAGAAACGCGCACCCTCGTTCTTGGCGACCGAGGTCACGACCTCCTGGTTGCCGCGCTTGACCAGCACGTCGGTCACGGCTTCGCCGATCGACTGCCGCTGCGAGATCGCCAGCAGATGAGCCTGGCCCTTGGTCATGGCGCTCTCGATCAGCATCTTCTCGTCGATACGGTTGGAATCGCGCAGCACGGGACCGGCAACCGCGATCTCGTCGTCGAGGGCGAGCTTTTCGATGACGTTGAGCGGGGCGTGATCGCAGGCCGACATCACTTCGGAGAGCTGCGCGCGCGCAGCCACCTCGATCTCATCGGCGAGCCGGCCGATCACCTCGCCGAACGTGCTGATCTCGTCGTCGCTGTAGCGGCCGGTGATCAGGATGTCGGTCGCATGCCACAATGCGCGCACCCGGCTTTCGTCGGTGCCGCGCGCGATCGCGTCGTCCAGATCCTGTAGAAGCGATTTCGCCCCGTTCATCTCGATAACCCCAGTTCTTGGCAGCCC from Bradyrhizobium sp. CB1015 harbors:
- a CDS encoding DUF2336 domain-containing protein, coding for MNGAKSLLQDLDDAIARGTDESRVRALWHATDILITGRYSDDEISTFGEVIGRLADEIEVAARAQLSEVMSACDHAPLNVIEKLALDDEIAVAGPVLRDSNRIDEKMLIESAMTKGQAHLLAISQRQSIGEAVTDVLVKRGNQEVVTSVAKNEGARFSGSGLLHMVRRAEGDSILAEQLGLRKDVPRHIFQQLIAKASEDVRRRLETERPEMMAQIQSSVTEVTGDLQSKFGPSSRSYFVAKRVVTTQYRQGNLNQDSISNYARQHRFDEVQIGLSLLSALPVDVIERALMDRNREMILVLCKALDFSWDTTMSLLFLGAKDHLITARELHDNEREYGRLKIETSRSILKFYQSRKNSAGADAGRQPELQVH